From one Papio anubis isolate 15944 chromosome 12, Panubis1.0, whole genome shotgun sequence genomic stretch:
- the RAG2 gene encoding V(D)J recombination-activating protein 2, which yields MPSENMSLQMVTVSNNIALIQPGFSLMNFDGQVFFFGQKGWPKRSCPTGVFHLDVKHNHVKLKPTIFSKDSCYLPPLRYPATCTFKGDLDSEKHQYIIHGGKTPNNELSDKIYVMSIVCKNNKRVTFRCTEKDLVGDVPEARYGHSINVVYSRGKSMGVLFGGRSYMPSTHRTTEKWNSVADCLPHVFLVDFEFGCATSYILPELQDGLSFHVSIAKNDTIYILGGHSLANNIRPANLYRIRVDLPLGSPAVNCTVLPGGISVSSAILTQTNKDEFVIVGGYQLENQKRMICNIISLEDNKIEIREMETPDWTPDIKHSKIWFGSNMGNGTVFLGIPGDNKQVVSEAFYFYTLKCAEDDTNEEQTTFTNSQTSTEDPGDSTPFEDSEEFCFSAEANSFDGDDEFDTYNEDDEEDESETGYWITCCPTCDVDINTWVPFYSTELNKPAMIYCSHGDGHWVHAQCMDLAERTLIHLSAGSNKYYCNEHVEIARALHTPQRVLPLKKPPMKSLRKKGSGKILTPAKKSFLRRLFD from the coding sequence ATGCCATCAGAAAATATGTCTCTGCAGATGGTAACAGTCAGTAATAACATAGCCTTAATTCAACCAGGCTTCTCACTGATGAATTTTGATGGACAAGTTTTCTTCTTTGGCCAAAAGGGATGGCCCAAAAGATCCTGCCCCACTGGAGTTTTCCACTTGGATGTAAAGCATAACCATGTCAAACTGAAGCCTACAATTTTCTCTAAGGATTCCTGCTACCTCCCTCCTCTTCGCTACCCAGCTACTTGCACATTCAAAGGCGACTTGGACTCTGAAAAGCATCAATACATCATCCATGGAGGGAAAACACCAAACAATGAGCTTTCAGATAAGATTTATGTCATGTCTATTGTTTGCAAGAACAACAAAAGGGTTACTTTTCGCTGCACAGAGAAAGACTTGGTCGGCGATGTTCCTGAAGCCAGATATGGTCATTCCATTAATGTGGTGTATAGCCGAGGGAAAAGTATGGGTGTTCTCTTTGGAGGACGCTCATACATGCCTTCTACCCACAGAACCACAGAAAAATGGAATAGTGTAGCTGACTGCCTGCCCCATGTTTTCCTGGTGGATTTTGAATTTGGGTGTGCTACATCATACATTCTTCCAGAACTTCAGGATGGGCTATCTTTTCATGTCTCTATTGCCAAAAATGATACCATCTATATTTTAGGAGGACATTCACTTGCCAATAATATCCGGCCTGCCAACCTGTACAGAATAAGGGTTGATCTTCCCTTGGGTAGCCCAGCTGTGAATTGCACAGTCTTGCCAGGAGGAATCTCTGTCTCCAGTGCAATCCTGACTCAAACTAACAAGGATGAATTTGTTATTGTTGGTGGATATCAGcttgaaaaccaaaaaagaatgaTCTGCAACATAATCTCTTTAGAGGACAACAAGATAGAAATTCGTGAGATGGAGACCCCAGATTGGACCCCAGACATTAAGCACAGCAAAATATGGTTTGGAAGCAACATGGGAAATGGAACTGTTTTTCTTGGCATACCAGGAGACAATAAACAAGTTGTTTCAGAAGCATTCTATTTCTATACATTGAAATGTGCTGAAGATGATACGAATGAAGAGCAAACAACATTCACAAACAGTCAGACATCAACAGAAGATCCAGGGGATTCCACTCCCTTTGAAGACTCTGAAGAATTTTGTTTCAGTGCAGAAGCAAATAGTtttgatggtgatgatgaattTGACACCTATAATGAAGATGATGAAGAAGATGAGTCTGAGACAGGCTACTGGATTACATGCTGCCCTACTTGTGACGTGGATATCAACACTTGGGTGCCATTCTATTCAACCGAGCTGAACAAACCCGCCATGATCTACTGTTCTCATGGGGATGGGCACTGGGTCCATGCTCAGTGCATGGATCTGGCAGAACGCACGCTCATCCATCTGTCAGCAGGAAGCAACAAGTATTACTGCAATGAGCATGTGGAGATAGCAAGAGCTCTACACACTCCCCAAAGAGTCCTACCCTTAAAAAAGCCTCCAATGAAATCCCTCCGTAAAAAAGGTTCTGGAAAAATCTTGACTCCTGCCAAGAAATCCTTTCTTAGAAGGTTGTTTGATTAG